The Alistipes finegoldii DSM 17242 DNA segment CGCGGATCGACTTGGCGCGGGTCCGGAAGTTGTGAGAATTTTTATGGCATAATAAGGGCCTTTTCCGAATAAATTTACTACCTTTGACTGCTAATTCGAAACAATACGAATAATTTACAATTTATATGGCAAGTTTAAACACTTTACGCACCAAGTTCGGCATCGTGCTGTCGATTGTCATCGCAGGCGCCCTCTTGGCTTTCATTCTCTCCCTGAAGACCGAAATGGGCTTCTCAGGCAACGACCCCCGGGTCGGTGTTATCGACGGTGAAAAGATCAACTATTCGGAGTATTACAACCAGTACGAGCAGGTCAAGGCGCAGAGCGGTGCTCAGGAGAGCAACGAACAGCAGTCGGCGATGCTTGCCAACGCTGCATGGCAGGCCCTGATCGGCAAATACGTGCTGACTCCCGGATTCGACAAGATGGGCCTTCGCGTTACCGAGCCTGAACGTATGTCGATGGTCAGCGGCCAGCATCCTTCGCAGGCTTTCTACAATGCCTTCGCGGATCCCCGCACGGGTGAGTACAACGTCGCCGCCGTTCACCAGTTCCTCTCCGAGGCCGAAGCCAACGCGCAGGCGCAGCAGGCTTGGGCGCAGCTCAACGAGCAGGCCCGCATGGAGCGCGAGGTCGCCAAGTTCCTCGGCCTGATCAAGGGCGGTGTGTATGTCAACTCGCTCGAAGTGGCCAACGGTGTGAACTCCGCCAACAACACCTATGCCGGCAAGTGGGCCGGTAAGAAATACTCGGCCGTTCCCGATTCGCTGATTCAGCTCAAGTCGAGCGACATCAAGGCGTATTACAACAGCCACAAGAACATGTTCAAGCAGACGCCGTCGCGTGCGCTTTCGTATGTCGTGTTCGAGGTTTCTCCGACCGACGACGACATGCTGGCGCTCGAAAAGAGCGTCGCCGAGGTCGGCGCGCAGTTCGCCGCCACCGAAGAGCTGAAGTCGTTTGTCCGCGCCAACCGCAACGGCAAAATCGCCGACAACTACGTCTCGGCGAAGCAGCTTTCGGAAGAGGAGGCCAAGGCCCTGCTCGACGGCGCCACCTACGGTCCCGTACTGAAGAACAACGAGTGGACGATGGCCCGCGCGCTGGATACCAAGATCGTTCCCGACTCGATGGGCATCCGCCACATCGTACTTCCCTATACGCAGGAGGCGCTGGCCGACAGTCTGCTGACCGTGCTCAAGGGCGGTGCCGACTTCGCTCAGGTCGCTGCGCAGTATTCGGTTTATGACGCTACCGCCGCCAACGGCGGCGAGGTGGGCGTCATGCCGTTCTCGGCCTTTTCGGGCGAATTCGCTGCAGCGCTTGCCAATGCGAAAACCGGCGATATCGTGAAGATCGCTTCCGGCGACGCCATTCAGCTGATGCAGGTTTACCGTGCCGACAAACCGTCGAAGCACGTTCAGGTCGCTTCGATCACCTACCCGGTCGAGGCTTCGGCCGCTACCCGCCGCGACATCCACAATCAGGCCGGCACCTTCTCGGTGAACGCCAAAGGTTCGGTCGAAGCGTTCAACGACGCCGCTTCGGCTGCCGCCGTTACGCCGCGCATCGCGTCGCTGGCGCAGGGCGAGCGTACGATCCGCGGTCTTGAGGATTCGCGCGACGTCGCCCGCTGGGCTTACGGCGCCGAGGTGGGCGATGTTTCCGAAATCTTCCCGGTAGGCAAGGATTATGTGATCGCCATGCTGACCGAGATCGACGACAACGAATTCGCTCCCCTCGAAAAGGTTTCGGCACAGATCCGTGCTCAGGTACTCCGCGACAAGAAGTACGACTATATCGTGAAGGAACTCTCCGGCTCCACGCTCGACGAGCAGGCCAAGAGTCTCGGAACCGAAGTCGCAGACTTCGACAACGTGACCTTCGGGGCTTTCTATGTGAACGGTCCCGGTTTCGAGCCCCGTCTGATCGGCGCTATCTCGTCTACGACCGAGAAAGGCGTTCTCTCGGCTCCGGTCAAAGGTCTGAGCGGCGTATATGTCTTCGAGGTGGATGACATCCAGACCTCGGACAAGCAGACTGCCGAAGGCGAGAAGGTGCGTGCGCAGGCTATGGCCGAGAGCATGGCCCAGCAGTTCTCGGTGCAGGCTATCCAGCAGATGGCCAAGATTCAGGACCTGCGCGGAAAATATTTCTAAACCCGATTTTTCGAGACATAGAAAGAACGCCGGAGTATTCCGGCGTTCTTTTTGTTATTTTTGCGTATATTTAGGAGCCGTATTAAAACTTATCGCATACCGTTATGAATAATTTCATTTATCACAATCCTACGAAACTGGTTTTCGGCAAAGGACAGATCGCCAGACTCGGCAAGTTGATCCCTGCCGACAAGAAGATCATGATTACCTTCGGCGGCGGCAGCGTGCGCCGCAACGGGGTTTACGATCAGGTCGTGAAGGCGCTCGAAGGGCGCGACTGGGTCGAATTCTGGGGCATCGAACCCAATCCCTCCGTCGAGACGGTCCGCGAGGCCGTGGCTTTGGGCCGTGAGAACGGTTCCGACTTCCTGCTGGCCGTGGGCGGCGGATCGGTCATCGACGGTACGAAACTCATCGCTGCGGGCCTGCTCTACGACGGCGATCCGTGGGATATCGTGCTCAAGGGGCAGGCGGATAAAACCGTTCCGCTGGGCACCGTCCTCACGATGTCGGCCACGGGTTCGGAGATGAATTCGGGTTCGGTCATTTCGCGTCAGGAAACCAAGGAGAAGTACGCCTTTTACGGCGATTATCCGGTCTTCTCGATTCTCGATCCCGAAACCCTCTACTCGCTGCCGCAGCGGCAGATCGCCTGCGGGCTCTCCGATACCTTCGTGCATGTGCTGGAACAGTATATGACCACGCCCGGCCAGTCGCGCCTGATGGACCGCTGGGCCGAGGGCATCCTGCATACGGTGATCGAAATCGCTCCGAAAATCTGGGAGAACCAGCATGATTATGCCGTGATGTCGGAGTATATGCTGGGGGCGACGCTGGCGCTGAACGACATGATCCGCATGGGCGTGACGCAGGACTGGGCGACGCATATGATCGGTCACGAGCTGACGGCCCTGCACGGACTGACACACGGTGCGACGCTGGCGATTGTCATCAATGGCACCCTGCGCGTGCTCCGGGAGCAGAAGCGCGGAAAACTGCTCCAATACGGCGAACGGATCTGGGGCATTGCCGACGGTTCGGAAGAGGAGCGCATCGACCGTACGCTCGAAGCCACCAAAAAATTCTTCCGTTCGCTGGGGCTTTCGACCCGGCTTTCGGAGGAGGGGATCGGCGAAACGACGATTGCGGAGATCGAACGCCGCTTCAATGCCTCCGGCGTCAAGTACGGCGAAGCGCAGAACGTAGACGGCGCCGCGGCGCGCCGGATACTCGAAGCGTGCATGTAGGCCGTTCGCACCGGATTTAAGCAGAGGGGCTGTCTGACAAGTCCCCGAAATTGGAAATCACCCCTGCCAGAGTTTTATCTGACGGGGGTGAAATTCTAAAAATCGGACTTGTTAGACAGCTCCTTTTGTTGTCGGAGGTGCGCTTCGTGTAAATCGGTCGGTTTTTGCGAAAGCAGGGAATTTCGTCATAGTCCGCCTTTCCGCTCTTTTCCCCGAACGGATAAAAAATACCCTCCGGGAAACCGGAGGGTATCGCTATTGCTTTCAGTCGCTTTAGTCGGCGAGCAGAATTTCGAGTATCTTGATAGCTGCGGTGGCGATCGGCGTACCGGGGCCGAAGATGGCGGCGGCGCCGTCCTTATACAGCTGGTCGTAGTCCTGTGCGGGGATCACGCCGCCGACGATGACGATGATGTCTTCGCGGCCGAGCTTCTTCAGCTCTGCGATGATCTGCGGCACGAGGGTCAGGTGGCCTGCGGCCAGCGACGAGACGCCCACTACATGCACGTCGTTCTCGACGGCCTGCTTGGCGGCCTCTTCGGGAGTCTGGAACAGCGGGCCCATATCGACGTCGAAGCCGATGTCGGCGTAACCCGTGGCAACTACCTTGGCACCGCGGTCGTGGCCGTCCTGACCGAGCTTGGCGATCATGACGCGCGGCTGACGGCCCTCTTTCTTGGCGAACTCGGCGCACAACTCCTTGGCGCGCTCGAACTGTTTGTCGTTTTTCACTTCTGAACTGTATACACCTGAGATGGAACGGATAACTGCTTTGTAGCGGCCTACGACGACTTCGCAGGCATCGGAGATCTCGCCCAGCGAAGCGCGGACCTTGGCGGCCTCGACGGCCAGCTCCAGCAGGTTGCCCTGCTTGGTCTTCACGCACTCGGTGATCGCGGCCAGCGCCTTCTTCACGGCGGCTTCGTCGCGGTTGGCGCGCAACTCCTTCAGACGCTTGATCTGGCTCTCGCGTACGGCGGTGTTGTCCACTGCGAGGATGTCGATCGGAGCCTCTTTTTCCAGACGGTATTCGTTCACGCCGATGATCTTCTCGGTGCCGGAGTCGATGCGGGCCTGCTTGCGGGCCGCTGCCTCCTCGATACGCATCTTCGGAATGCCGGTCTCGATAGCCTTGGCCATGCCGCCCAGCTTCTCGACCTCCTGAATACGCTCCCAAGCCTTGTCGGCGATCTCCTGCGTCAGCGATTCGACGTAGTACGAACCTGCCCACGGGTCAACCTCGCGGCAGACGTTGGTCTCCTCCTGAATGTAAATCTGCGTGTTACGCGCAATACGCGCCGAGAAGTCGGTCGGCAGGGCGATCGCCTCGTCGAGGGCGTTGGTGTGCAGCGACTGGGTGTGTCCCAGTGCGGCGCCCATGGCTTCGATGGCCGTACGGGCCACGTTGTTGAACGGGTCCTGCTCGGTGAGCGACCAGCCCGAAGTCTGCGAGTGGGTGCGCAGGGCCAACGATTTGGGGTTCTTGGGATCGAACTGCTTCACGATCTTGGCCCACAGCATACGCGCGGCGCGCATCTTGGCGATCTCCATGAAGTGGTTCATGCCGATGGCCCAGAAGAACGACAGGCGCGGTGCGAAGGCGTCCACCGACATGCCGGCGTTGATACCTGCGCGCAGGTACTCCAGACCGTCGGCCAGCGTGTAGGCCAGCTCGATGTCGGCCGTTGCGCCCGCCTCCTGCATGTGATAACCCGAAATCGAGATCGAGTTGAACTTGGGCATGTTCTTCGAGGTGTACTCGAAGATGTCGGCGATGATGCGCATCGAGAACTCAGGGGGATAAATATAGGTGTTGCGCACCATGAACTCCTTGAGGATGTCGTTCTGGATCGTACCGGCCAGCTGGTCGAGTGTGCAGCCCTGCTCCAGTCCGGCTACGATGTAGAAGGCCAGCACGGGCAGCACGGCGCCGTTCATGGTCATAGACACCGACATCTTGTCGAGCGGAATGCCGTTGAAAAGCACCTTCATGTCCTCGACCGAGCAGATCGACACGCCGGCCTTGCCCACGTCGCCCACCACGCGCGGGTGATCGGCGTCGTAACCGCGGTGCGTCGCCAAGTCGAACGCCACCGACAGACCCTTCTGGCCTGCGGCGAGGTTGCGGCGGTAGAATGCGTTGGACTCCTCGGCGGTCGAGAAACCCGCATACTGGCGGATGGTCCACGGACGCATCACGTACATCGTCGAGTAGGGACCGCGCAGGAAGGGGGCGATACCTGCCGCGTAGTTCAGGTGCTCCATGCCTTCGAGGTCTTCGGCCGTATAGGCGCCCTTGACGGGAATGCGTTCGGCCGTCAGCCACGGCTCGACCTGTCCGCAGCCTTTCGAGGCGCAGCAGCTCTTCTGCTGGCCTGCGTCATATGTCAGTTCTGAA contains these protein-coding regions:
- a CDS encoding peptidylprolyl isomerase; the protein is MASLNTLRTKFGIVLSIVIAGALLAFILSLKTEMGFSGNDPRVGVIDGEKINYSEYYNQYEQVKAQSGAQESNEQQSAMLANAAWQALIGKYVLTPGFDKMGLRVTEPERMSMVSGQHPSQAFYNAFADPRTGEYNVAAVHQFLSEAEANAQAQQAWAQLNEQARMEREVAKFLGLIKGGVYVNSLEVANGVNSANNTYAGKWAGKKYSAVPDSLIQLKSSDIKAYYNSHKNMFKQTPSRALSYVVFEVSPTDDDMLALEKSVAEVGAQFAATEELKSFVRANRNGKIADNYVSAKQLSEEEAKALLDGATYGPVLKNNEWTMARALDTKIVPDSMGIRHIVLPYTQEALADSLLTVLKGGADFAQVAAQYSVYDATAANGGEVGVMPFSAFSGEFAAALANAKTGDIVKIASGDAIQLMQVYRADKPSKHVQVASITYPVEASAATRRDIHNQAGTFSVNAKGSVEAFNDAASAAAVTPRIASLAQGERTIRGLEDSRDVARWAYGAEVGDVSEIFPVGKDYVIAMLTEIDDNEFAPLEKVSAQIRAQVLRDKKYDYIVKELSGSTLDEQAKSLGTEVADFDNVTFGAFYVNGPGFEPRLIGAISSTTEKGVLSAPVKGLSGVYVFEVDDIQTSDKQTAEGEKVRAQAMAESMAQQFSVQAIQQMAKIQDLRGKYF
- a CDS encoding iron-containing alcohol dehydrogenase, yielding MNNFIYHNPTKLVFGKGQIARLGKLIPADKKIMITFGGGSVRRNGVYDQVVKALEGRDWVEFWGIEPNPSVETVREAVALGRENGSDFLLAVGGGSVIDGTKLIAAGLLYDGDPWDIVLKGQADKTVPLGTVLTMSATGSEMNSGSVISRQETKEKYAFYGDYPVFSILDPETLYSLPQRQIACGLSDTFVHVLEQYMTTPGQSRLMDRWAEGILHTVIEIAPKIWENQHDYAVMSEYMLGATLALNDMIRMGVTQDWATHMIGHELTALHGLTHGATLAIVINGTLRVLREQKRGKLLQYGERIWGIADGSEEERIDRTLEATKKFFRSLGLSTRLSEEGIGETTIAEIERRFNASGVKYGEAQNVDGAAARRILEACM
- the scpA gene encoding methylmalonyl-CoA mutase — encoded protein: MRAKFSELTYDAGQQKSCCASKGCGQVEPWLTAERIPVKGAYTAEDLEGMEHLNYAAGIAPFLRGPYSTMYVMRPWTIRQYAGFSTAEESNAFYRRNLAAGQKGLSVAFDLATHRGYDADHPRVVGDVGKAGVSICSVEDMKVLFNGIPLDKMSVSMTMNGAVLPVLAFYIVAGLEQGCTLDQLAGTIQNDILKEFMVRNTYIYPPEFSMRIIADIFEYTSKNMPKFNSISISGYHMQEAGATADIELAYTLADGLEYLRAGINAGMSVDAFAPRLSFFWAIGMNHFMEIAKMRAARMLWAKIVKQFDPKNPKSLALRTHSQTSGWSLTEQDPFNNVARTAIEAMGAALGHTQSLHTNALDEAIALPTDFSARIARNTQIYIQEETNVCREVDPWAGSYYVESLTQEIADKAWERIQEVEKLGGMAKAIETGIPKMRIEEAAARKQARIDSGTEKIIGVNEYRLEKEAPIDILAVDNTAVRESQIKRLKELRANRDEAAVKKALAAITECVKTKQGNLLELAVEAAKVRASLGEISDACEVVVGRYKAVIRSISGVYSSEVKNDKQFERAKELCAEFAKKEGRQPRVMIAKLGQDGHDRGAKVVATGYADIGFDVDMGPLFQTPEEAAKQAVENDVHVVGVSSLAAGHLTLVPQIIAELKKLGREDIIVIVGGVIPAQDYDQLYKDGAAAIFGPGTPIATAAIKILEILLAD